The Flavobacterium sp. HJ-32-4 genome contains a region encoding:
- a CDS encoding bifunctional riboflavin kinase/FAD synthetase, producing the protein MRIYHAIEEFSTAQRTIVTLGTFDGVHIGHARIIQRLKDAAAETGCDTLLLTFFPHPRMVLQDPSRIRLLNTLDEKASLLEKAGLDHLVVHPFDKDFANLTAEEFVKQVLVDRFHVQRIIIGYDHRFGRNRTADIHDLKRFGLQYDFEVEEIPSQDIDAVSVSSTKIRLALEEGDVAKAKSYLGYEYFLTGTVVTGCQIGRTIGFPTANIEVAEPYKLIPKQGIYVVCSAIGDRKVYGMMSIGTNPTVNGDRQTIEVYYFDFEGDLYGATLSVSFLARIRDEERFPSLEALKEALHRDMDFSRAFIQQWEK; encoded by the coding sequence TTGAGGATTTACCACGCCATAGAGGAGTTTTCGACCGCCCAGCGCACCATTGTGACGCTTGGTACTTTTGACGGCGTTCACATCGGGCACGCACGTATCATCCAACGCCTGAAGGACGCCGCCGCCGAAACCGGATGCGACACCCTGCTGTTGACGTTTTTCCCGCATCCCCGAATGGTCTTGCAGGATCCCTCCCGTATCCGCCTGCTGAATACTTTGGACGAAAAAGCCAGCCTGTTGGAAAAAGCCGGACTCGACCATCTGGTCGTACATCCCTTCGACAAGGATTTCGCCAACCTCACCGCAGAAGAATTCGTCAAACAGGTGCTGGTCGACCGCTTCCATGTGCAGCGCATCATCATCGGATACGACCATCGTTTCGGACGGAACCGGACAGCAGACATACACGACCTGAAGCGGTTTGGCCTGCAATACGACTTTGAAGTCGAGGAAATACCGTCGCAGGATATCGATGCCGTATCGGTGAGTTCTACCAAGATCCGTCTCGCTTTGGAAGAAGGCGATGTTGCAAAGGCCAAAAGCTACCTCGGATACGAATACTTCCTCACAGGAACGGTCGTAACCGGATGCCAGATCGGTCGTACCATCGGCTTCCCAACAGCCAATATCGAGGTGGCCGAACCCTATAAACTGATTCCCAAACAGGGTATTTATGTCGTATGCAGCGCTATCGGCGACCGGAAGGTCTACGGGATGATGAGCATCGGCACCAACCCGACGGTAAACGGCGACAGGCAAACCATTGAGGTATATTACTTCGATTTTGAAGGTGACTTATATGGAGCTACGCTATCGGTGTCATTTTTGGCCCGTATCCGTGACGAAGAACGCTTCCCATCGCTGGAGGCGTTGAAAGAGGCGCTGCACCGCGACATGGATTTCTCCCGCGCGTTCATCCAACAATGGGAAAAGTGA
- a CDS encoding HTTM domain-containing protein: MTSRLFRKVDNAPIILFRIFLGALLAVECFGAIATGWIRANFVEPKFTFSYIGWEWLQPLPGYGMYAYFALMGLLALLVMLGYRYRWSLGFFTLLWTGAYLMQKSSYNNHYYLLLLTCVMLWFLPAADDVSLDARRRKSRRRQMPQWCAWVLMFQIAIVYTFAAVSKGYASWLDGTFLRIALQPVSERMQLPWLVSNWFTLVLAWGGLFFDAFVVPLFVWRRTRTVALVASLIFHCFNAVFLQIGIFPFFALSFVVFFYPPEQIRKVFFRRESTLPVVEPSDARPILYGFFVPFLLVQLALPLRHWFIEGDVLWTEEGHRLSWRMMLRQRTGYLQFHVWHKGTELPYDYRTELTPKQQLFVATKPDGAWQMAQYIHKNFAQRGFDVQVFADCRVSINGAPEAVLIDPTVDLAHTPWEPFRHNPWITPFPTRP; the protein is encoded by the coding sequence GTGACGTCGCGCCTGTTCCGAAAGGTCGACAATGCCCCTATCATATTGTTCCGTATTTTTCTCGGGGCGCTGCTGGCCGTTGAGTGCTTTGGCGCTATTGCTACCGGGTGGATCCGCGCGAATTTCGTTGAACCAAAATTTACCTTCTCGTATATCGGTTGGGAATGGCTTCAACCGCTTCCGGGCTATGGCATGTATGCTTACTTCGCGCTGATGGGCCTCCTGGCTTTACTGGTCATGCTCGGCTACCGCTACCGTTGGTCGCTTGGCTTTTTCACGCTGTTGTGGACGGGCGCCTACCTCATGCAGAAGTCCTCTTATAACAACCACTATTATCTGTTGTTGCTCACCTGTGTGATGCTGTGGTTTCTTCCCGCCGCGGATGACGTGTCGCTCGATGCCCGCCGACGCAAAAGTCGTAGAAGGCAGATGCCACAGTGGTGTGCGTGGGTGCTTATGTTCCAAATCGCCATCGTCTATACGTTTGCGGCGGTGTCTAAAGGATACGCCAGCTGGCTTGACGGAACCTTCCTTCGGATTGCATTACAACCGGTATCCGAGCGGATGCAACTGCCGTGGCTTGTAAGCAACTGGTTTACTTTGGTCCTCGCCTGGGGCGGACTGTTCTTCGATGCGTTTGTCGTTCCGCTGTTTGTATGGCGTCGTACCCGCACGGTAGCACTCGTTGCGTCACTGATATTCCACTGTTTCAACGCGGTCTTTCTCCAGATTGGCATCTTTCCCTTTTTTGCGTTGTCGTTCGTGGTGTTCTTTTATCCGCCCGAACAAATCCGGAAGGTTTTCTTTCGTCGGGAATCGACGCTTCCGGTAGTCGAACCAAGCGATGCCAGACCCATTTTGTATGGCTTTTTCGTGCCGTTCCTATTGGTGCAACTGGCCCTTCCGCTGCGCCATTGGTTTATAGAGGGGGATGTTTTATGGACGGAGGAAGGACATCGACTTTCCTGGCGGATGATGCTGCGGCAACGCACCGGCTACCTGCAATTTCATGTGTGGCACAAGGGAACGGAACTCCCCTACGACTACCGCACCGAACTCACGCCGAAACAACAATTGTTCGTCGCAACCAAGCCGGATGGCGCCTGGCAGATGGCCCAATACATCCATAAAAATTTCGCGCAGCGCGGATTCGACGTTCAGGTGTTTGCCGATTGCCGGGTGTCGATTAACGGTGCACCCGAAGCCGTGCTGATTGATCCAACCGTCGACCTCGCCCACACACCATGGGAACCCTTTCGCCACAACCCGTGGATTACCCCCTTCCCTACTCGTCCCTGA